A window of Triplophysa rosa unplaced genomic scaffold, Trosa_1v2 scaffold287_ERROPOS314419+, whole genome shotgun sequence genomic DNA:
ATCCAGCTGATCACAGTGAGTGAACACAGGGATTGTGTACTTTACTGCTTCTTCTCCATACATGCTTTCGATGtttttgatgtcattttcatCTTCAGTGCTCATTCTTTGTGTTGCTGACACCACATACAGGAAAGCATGAGGTCCTGCACTGCACAACCAAACACTTTTGCCCATTTCTTCTGCTAAATCTTCAGGCCTTGAAGTTAAATCTAAAAACCCAGGAGTGTCAACAACCGAGACCTGTTTCTGTGAAACTACTGCTTTGTGAATGTCACAGTGTTGTGTCACTGAACTGAAGCTGTGTTCAGACTTAAATACTTTATCTCCCAGTAAAGTGTTTCCAGTTGCACTCTTTCCAGCTCCTGTTCTCCCCAGTAAAATCAATCTTCTCTCACTGGAGTGACGTTCATGCTCCGCTGGAATCTGTCTCTGAAGAAACGGCTTAGTCTCTGGTGCTGTTCACACAGAAATACAGGAGAAAACATACACAGTcaatacaataatacataacGTATACATTTATTCAGCATGCTTTTCATAGCATACTTTATTTAAGAGATGGACTAATGATATGAATACATAAGGTATCTTGAGCTTCTCATCTCTCACCTAAAGGCTGTACAGTTCTTATAACATCCATTAACCTTTTCACGTCCGGATGATTTGGACCCTGTGCAACATTATTAAAGACAAAGTATCTGTTCTCAAATCTCTGAACAACTGCTTTCAGATCCTGTGATTCGTCTATTAAGGTTTCTATTGTGTCTCCGTCCCTCTCCAGCTCATCTCCTCTGGTGAAAATGATCCAGGTGTTTTTTATCAGCCAGTCTGGTAAGAAATCTTCAATAGACTCAACCGTGTCCTTCTCTTCTGCGGTGAATCTGTCGGTTGTGATCACCAGCAGAATCACGAGCGGCTCTGTTGAGTCTAACTCTGGAAACCCCTCTCTTCTGAACATCACTGCAGGGCTCCGCTCGGTTTCTGGGTCAAAGAATCCTGGCGTGTCATAGATTGTAAGTTTCACTCCATCGATGGTCACGCTGTCACTTTGCACCTCTTGTGTCACAGTTCTGAAACTCTTCTTTGAAACGAAAGCCTTTCTTCCCAATATGGTGTTTCCTGTGGCACTTTTCCCTGCTCCGGTTCTCCCCAGTAGAATGACTTTATAATGCAGATCAGAAGATGTGTTCTCTTCCGCGCCCTCCATAGCACGACTGACTCGAAATGATCTGCAGAATTCAAGAAAATACTGTTAGCGTGCATATTGGGATGTCTGTTGTTACCAGATGGCTACTAAATCATAAATGAACTAAAACACCAAACACCGTTAGAAAACAAACGGTCACTGGGATGGCACCCTTTGAAAAGGTCCAAATATGTATCATTTATGTACAGATAAGTGCACATTTGGTCCCAATATGTACCTCTGAAGTGCCAATATGCACTCACAAAACAAGTTTTTCAAAGGGTTCTACCCCAGTGGCAGGTTTTGTaccttttttctgacagtggtTTTGGAGTTACACTGCATTTAAAGGTTTTTGAAGGATACCTTAAGAAGGTAGCATGAGATTAACCCAAAAATACAGACCAAAACATGAGTAAtagcaaattattattttttacttattctgTATATGCACAGAGATGTCCTACATTTGTcacttgttttaaataaacatgaacattagTAAGGACTTAAAATTGCTATGCTTTTAAATCTTCATCATATTGAATATTGTTGCACTTCttttaaatagttattttctattattgtgtttcgaaaacaatttttttgagtaaattGACATAAAATGGGGCCAGTGTATGCGTATGCTTTTATAAAGCATATTACAGAGATTGACACGAAATGAGAATACATTTATTCCTAAAGTGATTCAGACTAATGAAAACACGTGGTGAGCAGGAGCAGACGAACACGTCTTTACAAgtctgtcacaatctcaactacaaaacacttttcattttcaacacATCCCTTACGAAAAAATATCCAGTTTTACTACaactaaaacaacaaaaatacatgGTTAGTAACAccacaaaatattaaacaccATGGTTTTAGAAAACTATAGTCACTTTggaaaccatggttcattttcgtaagggatgtATATGGGTGTTTCTGCAACTACAGGCACTTTTAAGTCCCAGCAGTGAAATCCTTGACTTAACATaagttaattttattacaatttgacCTTATTTGAAAAGGAATTGTTTAATATACTGTCAGGGCTGGACTGAAAACACACGGATTCAGTAGCGGgttaacaaagtaatttattggTCCAAAACACACAAAGTTTGTAAGAGGTAGGATCTTTCCGGAGCCCTGGAGGGTAGCGGCTGACTGCGAGGCCTACCGGGGAAACCCCGGTGTACGGCAGCGTCAACCGAAGTGGTGGAGAAGGTGTCCCTAGAGTCACGCGGTAGGCAGGTTCAGAGGTCGGAGAGTTCCTGGGTAGATGGAGGAGGAAACGACTGGCAGGCAGATGATCCAGCAGTAGCTGAGGCGTGGATGGCGCTGGAGAACCGGGAAAACAATCCCCGCAAAACAAACCCCAAAAGGGGTAAGGGAAAAAGTTAGGCAACCGAGTGTCGCCTgggcaaaaaaaaaatgaagaaacacaGAGTTACTCTGACTGGAAATGGTGATCTCTTCGGGgagaaaatccaaaacaataaTCCACACAAAGTACGACCTTCCACACGACTAGACAAGGCAGGGCAGGGCAAAAATAAACAGGATCAAGATCAAGATAGCACTTACTTTTAGCAAGACACGATTTAGAAACTAGAGATGGGTACTGGGTGACTAACGTCAACGATCGCACAAAGAACAGAGAAACTGGCAGTGGCTTTAAAGAGGTGAGGTTGATAGACGCCAGGTGATAACACTGAGGAGGAGATCACTAGCGGCTGATGGGGAACACTTAGACCCGGACAGTGAACACctgaggatgtcagacagcctcCACGTGCTAGGACCTTCACCCATACACACATGACAAGATACACAACATAACACGTGCTAACCCCAAAACCCAACAATATACATGTTAATTAACAGcatcttaattttttttgtatgatttactgatcattttaaagattttttcaagtaaatgtGCCTGTTACACACTTTTGAGTTCTTACTGCAACAATGAAAAATGGCTTTtattatgacattttatcaaaGACAAACAAGTCTAGTTTCTATGGAAACAGAAACGACCACATGAGCACATTGCTGACAGATTAGGCCACCCCATTACCTCACTCACAAGATCCCAAAATATAAGATACAATAAACATCATCTTATCTGTGTCAGTAATTATTGTGTGTCCTTACCATACAGCTTAGTAATTATGAACTTTAAACTacatctgaaaaataaatgtatattaccGTTTAACTCGTGTATATTAAGATGCTAAGAGTCCAAACTCATGTAGTAGAGCTTGCTAGCTGCCAGTTAACTGCAATATTATCAAAAATGTCATTTCCGCAACATGTCTTTACCGCAGCACATTTTCGACGTTTACTGTATgaaattacaaatattaaaatcttaATGACTCCATGCAATTTTGTTGACAGTTTTATATGTATTACAGACTCtggtgaataaaataaaaaaatcataggggttgattttgtatttttggagagtcaaaaataaattgtttgggcagtcgtggcctaatggttagagagtgggactcgtgaccagaaggttgccggttggattctcagggccggcgggtaacgactgaggagcccttgatcaaggcaccttacccctacttgctccccgggcgctgcagtgacagctgcccactgctccgggtgtacgtgtggtcaccacttgctgtgcgtgtgttcactactctctggatgggttaaatgcagagtcacatttcgggtatgggtcaccatacttgacaaataattgaataataataataataataaaaagtgcCCGTAGTTGTAGAAAcacctactgtatatatatatatatatatatatgtagtaCACATACATATTATAGCAAGCCGTTCAGGGAATTAAAGTATTTATAATACtgtatgattggttgaatataTTAAATGAAACTTCCAATATATGGAATGAAAGTGCAAATTTGATAACacttaataaagtaaaactatTTATTTCCTTGTTATCAGAACAACAACCTTCTTCCTTTGATGACTTTAAAATGGCTACACCGCGATGAAATAGCAAACTTATTTCTTCATCGTTAGAAGCGTATTGAACCCGGTTGCCAGCATTTTGACCTCAGTGTGTTTATTAATTCGTTATTACTTAAAATTGCTGCTACTAGATTACTCGCAGACTCACTCATTGTTCAACATCTGAACaatcacaaataaaaacaaaagatggGGCTTTGATGACGTcagattattttatatattcataCTTTCATACAATAGTTTCATTCCGTATATTGAAGTTTAAAACCATATATTCATACTTTCATTCAATAAATTCTAGTTTTATACCATATATTCAACaatcatattatatatatatatatatataatattattattaatacctTACTCGTTTCTCCGCTGAATAGGCTATAAATCAAGACCCACGCGTTGCCGTCTGAACCATAAATCCTCCATTAACCGTGTATAGGCCAATCCTCCAGAGGTCTGCATAAAGTCCCTGTTCATTATTTCTTCTTCGATTAAGTTGGTGTGTTTATTTTAGGCTACTTACCTTCATGTATATTATGCTGATTATTAAGAAGGCCTATAAGACATTATCTTGACAGAAGCGGCACTTCTTGTCCATGTTAGTTTTGCTTTCACGAGTCTCTCTTCCGTATTTGTCCGCAGTGTCGAGAGGCGGTGTTAAATCTCTGGAAAACATGTTAACTTCCTGCTTTATGAAGCTAATTGTAAATAAACCCTTGTTTTGTTCAAAACAACTTTTACCTTTAACACAGCATTATATAGCGAAATAACAACAAAGAAATAAACTCTCGATTTTAACTTAATATTTTAGCAATACAACAAAGGAATtacacactctaaaaaacaATCACGTAAAAAACAGATATAGTACTGCCAGtacattttccatttattttacggacatttctgttaatgctgaaatgttatttaatgcagtgcaaaatgtaaaatgcaggtaaaacaactgtaaaaaatgaatacggagaattccttcatattaatacagtaggctatattgtgccctgtttttacagattttttggtATACGTTCAATCTGAgaattgtatatttaatatacgtGGCCTAGCAAGCCAGGAAAAATGCCCTAATATTTATAAGAATactgcattttgtattttacaatacaaaattcattttatttacaattaagGCAGCAGCAAACAAATTCATCAAATGACAGTTCAAATACCCATGGTGTAGTCTACGTGATACGCAGATATACGCCTTACCCACTAGAAAAGATCAAGAATTTCCGTATATCCACTTAAAAAAGCGCGAGGATACGTAACAACATCGTATGTCAGGAAAATGCGACGCACGGACTTTTGGACCATTGGTAAACCCGGAAGATATAAAGCCAAAGGAGATCATGAAAGGCAAGCATTTAAACTACAATATTTCAGCGTTTTCGCTGGCGCTTCGGGTGACACAAAAATAAGCCAGACGAGGCTCATGCTATATGCGGGCGGTGTCCCCATCCCTCGCGATAGTGTCCCGGGGTCGCAATTGCCCACTCTGTTCGccggtgtattatactttctgctGACAACAATGGTGAATCAATaaatgagagagaaagggagagataaCTTACAATGTATGtaattgttttagatgataagAGATGAGAACGCCTGGCCAGCCTTGTGAAAGTCAGGCTAGACACTGCCAGCCAGGGCCGGGTCcaggcatgggcaggggtggcCAGAGCCCACCTAAAcgtctgtcttgcccacccaatgagaataaaaaacaacacaaaaaatgcCAGTATTTTCCATTGGttgaaagcaacgtcactcttcactcaCAGAGCGGCTTAAGTTTGTAACAGAGATGCTGGTGGAAGCAAAATAatgtgcaaaggaattttaggCACACTGCACGCTTGCTTTGAGTTTATTAAACCGCATGTAAAATGAATTGTGCAATAAAATCAGATTAATTAATTATAACACCAGTTCTTATTTTGTGAAGGATAAGTAGACGCGTCACGCGAGCGGAAACATTAACAAACtgctattatttgcttgcaatatttTGGCTAGATTGTAACCTATCGACCGTCAGGAATAAACGAAAGATCCAGCTTCTGGAGCTCTcgcttcagaaataaatgtgTCTCCCATGCATCTCAAACATCCCAATTCATGctgcaggtggtagcgaaacaCTGAGCAAACGAGTTTAGTTTAGGCGCACTGCGCGCTCACGGAACTCATAAACCAACACATTCTCagtcccgactcgtcacatatttacgctcggttagcgcccttcggcgtcacttttgaacatgcagggcactcctttggcgtcgttttcgtcattatgaaaatgtatattcgatataatttgcaatgaatgatgatgtttcggggtttaatttaagtttaatggccaggataattgcgtttacatgacgctattcagacagtttgagcagtcatgtaacagtttatttatcgtaatataaaacacataatacaagcagtcacaatgtcgttcaaaaatacagatatttcaacgcgaaacgatcgatttgtatgaggaaaaGATgtgaaagcgatcaccgtctaTGGAAAGTCAGGAGGTTCAAAAACgcgcgaattttaacacgtTAAGTACACGTCAACAACGTTTATTTCATACGTACTTAACGTGTATTTATCGTtatggaaagccaggagggtcaaaaacgcgcgaattttaacacgtcaacaacgcgtaaagtacgtgttgtttgcgcgtagagtacgtgttgtttgcgcgtagagtacgtgtagTTTACGCGTGAAAAATCGACGcgtattctacgcgcaaacaacacgtactctatgcgcaaacaacacgtactctacgcgtgACGTCAGACGTCAATTTCGCGTGTTTTTGAGCCATCCGGCCACTTCACCAGTTTGAACGTGTAAGCGTGATGAGTTCCTATTGGCTGCTGAGCGGTAGGGTTAAACCATTACTGTAGGCCTAGGGGTTTGCCTTCCATTTCTAGACTCTTTGCCATCACAATGCATGTAAGATGCGAAAGTTCCACTTATCTATTTGTGCTTGATGACCAGTGAAAGTCCTCACCACAACAAGCTATTAGATATAGACTTTAATAATCTTATTTGCTGTCTAATTCTCTCGCAAGtgagattgattgttttagCAGAGACAGTAAGCACTCGAGTATTTTTCGAGCAAGTTCCAGCTTGAGTGGTTTAGGGGTAAAGTCAACGTACGACTCATCAGCCCGATTGCGGTTCGAATCTGCCTTTTGCCAAAGGTGTTATCTTCTTTTCCCTTCCCTCATCAGAATGAAAAGGCATATTTGTTGTAGCGCAAATTAAGGACATGTTCCGAAAGTCGAAATAAAGTGCCTCACGGCTAATAAACAATGAAGCTTTTATCTGATAAAGTTACTGGTAGGTGTAGCAGGGAGCTAGGCTTTAACTGTCCCAAAGGCAGCATTCGTTTGTAACAAAGAAGTTGCTAACGTTACAGGTGGAAGCTAAATACTGTGGGAAGGATTTAAGCGCACTGCACGCTTGCTTTGAGTTCAatgatcttgtttgttttctatttgctctttcttgagattgattgttttatctATAGCTTGGCGATCTTATACAAGCTTAGCCTGAGGCTTTTCTCTAGCTCATCTTTTACAAGACTTGCAAGAATACCATGACAGTTGTACTCAGTAAACgtgatttaatttataatacctatatatgtgtgtacataGTATGTAGATACGTATGTGTCTGTAtttcattgctttgttttttcctctttttgtgttgtacagctgctttgatacaacgcaatttgtaaaaagcgcaaataaacataaatttgtCTTGACTTGACTGTTTtcctgcttctctgtagactataaaataaaatacgacTAAAATAACGAAGTCTACTCAAATAGAGTACAAGTACCTGCAACATTGACAAACTAAATAAGTAAAAGGCTCTTGCCTCTCACTAGCTCCAGTGGCGTATGGTTAGAGACGTCACATTGCTACGCAGCTTTTGTAGCAGATCGATAGGGGTTCGTATCCCCCTTTTGCCGAACGTGTTCTCCTTTTCCCATCACTCATCAGGTTGGAAAGGCATTTGTTTCAGCACAAGGACATGTTCAAAAGGTGTAAAACGCttcttgtgtttttatgcaAGAGAGGAGAGATCgatctgcatttttataaagtaaacagctgattttacattataacacgggtttatgttttagagggaaatccctaacaacatataaaatgtataactttatgatattttacagttttatttaagaAGTTGCGACGCTTTGATCACTTTGATTTCCCCTGAACAGCGGGAAGAATGCAGTCATCTTCGTCCATATAGGACATCATTagataaaataatgattttatttgcatacactCACAATACCAGCAAAGAGTTAGTGCTTTTGTAGAAACAGAATtagaactccattggacacagcATGATGTTGCGTTTGTTATTTGTATCGGTTAGATTTTAGATGAAGAAATATTGTTGCAGTTAGAAAGAATAGGTTTAGGTTTTATCAGACTTGATGAAAATAAAGTTTCataataaaattttattgaaatataagctaaataaatacgaatttatacagaaatcagtttttctttttaaaaataaattaaataaatattcaaaactaATTGTCGCCTGAACACACAGAACACCTTGCGATAATTTGTAAGCGTACAAAAAGTACTGCTTTCATAAGATAAGCACATTTATCAATAATAGTCACAACAGCTAGCAGTGGTgtggtttttaaagttttagaatgaaaaatgttttcattagtttTCTTGAATATTAATCTGAACGAAAATAACCAGTTTCAATAAAATTAGTTTCACACAGAATCTAATGTTTGCTCGGGTTTTCTATACGTTCTGCAAAAGGTTTGTCTCTAATTTAAATTACAGAGGGATCAATAAATTCCTTCTCTAACGAAATTCAGAattacaacatttctgatgtgttaatatgaaaatataatcccCACATATTACccgcacaaaaaaacaacaagaaaaaaagcacaTTCAGCGATGGTTAAACGGTGCACACCCAACACAGGGTTTTATGGCTATATGTATATTTTCTTGTCTCTGCCAAAATACAAATAGTCGAATTCATTTAGGCCTACGTCAAAATCAAAAAGTGTCGTGTTCCCGGTCTGATCCCCGGgctttgttgtctttttgtcaGTGTGCGTATGTTGTTGTGTCGAGCACACGGCTTTTAGTTTTGACAGCTCGCTATGTGCTCCATTTGTTGGCTataattgcttcaggtttgtgcattttaattcacagaaatcctacaaaattTGTCGTCTCCCGAAAaccgtgtccttttttgtcacatccataacacatttaaaatcttGTGCATAGAatgacatttttctgatgtttaaactctAACAAGTGTTTACCGAAATAGGGTTCAGTAAAATGGTAACACTCTGAGCATTTTAATGTCACATCCATCAAGGAGTGAGATGTGCTGACATATAGGCTACAAGAGATAGGAATAGGTTATGACATTATCTGTGggaaaaatatatacaggtgcatctcaataaattagaatgttgtggaaaagttcatttatttcagtaattcaactcaaattgtgaaactcatttattaaataaattcaatgcACACAGACTGAAGTAGTTTAAGTCTTTGGTTCTTTTAATTGTGATGATTTTGGCTCACTTTTAACAAAAACCCACCAATTCACTATCTCaacaaattagaatattacataagatcaataaaaaaaggatattttaaacagaaatgtcaggcttctgaaaagtatgttcatttctatgcactcaatacttggttgggcctccttttgcatgaattactgcatcaatgcggcgtggcatggaggcaatcagcctgtggcactgctcaggtgtaatggaagcccagttgctttgatagcggccttcaggtcatctgcattgggtcaggtgtctctcatcttcctcttgacaataccCATAGATTCTCTAttgggttcaggtcaggcgggtttactggccaatcaagcacagtaccaccatggtcattgaaccagcttttggtagctttggcagtgtgggcaggtgccaagtcctgctggaaaatgaaatcagcatctccataaagcttgtcagcagaaggaagcatgaagtgatctaaaatgtcctggtagatggctgagttgactgtggacttcagaaatgctgatttccttttccagcaggacttggcatctgcccacactgccaaaggtattaaaagctggttcaatgaccatggtgttactgtgcttgattggccagcaaacccgcctgacctgaaccccgTAGAGAATCTATGATGAAatacaccagacccaacaatgcagatgacctgaaggccgctatcacagccatgggcttccattacacctgagcagtgccacaggctgattgcctccatgccacgccacatcgatgcagtaattcatgcaaaaggagccccaaccgAGTATtgagtacatatacagtaaatgaacatactttccAGAAGGCCAACAAttcactaaaaatgttttttttattggtctTATGAAGTATTCCAATTTGTTGAGATAGTGAGTTGGTgggtttttgttaaatgtgagccaaaatcatcacaattaaaagaaccaaagacttaaactacttcagtctgtgtgcattgaatttatttaattcacGAGTTTTACAATTTGAGTTgaattattgaaataaatgaacttttccACGACATTCTAATTTATTGAGATGCACCTGTATATACTTTTGAGCCTAAATGTTCTTGTACTTCATTTGAAGCATTGACTAGAAGGCAACAGTTCAAAAGGATTGTGGCCAGGGTATGAACTCTGTGATGGCTTTTCCTGCcattttcaagcactacaaggACGGGTAGGGGAGCAGCTGAGACAAACCAGACCGTtactgaagtgcacagaacaaccCCTTGCAAGTCTCTAACTTTAGGTCCTGTGAGATGGTGGGGCTTTCCTGATTTCACCAAGTGAgagatgttgaccctgggacaacatttcaatcaaccaatcagatttgagggaTTAGTTACACTTCATGTTAAGATTAAGCTAACCAAGGCTTTGTGCCTCTGCACCCTTATTATTCAtctatcatttccctctggtttAAGGGATATGGTTATGGTTATAGAGTTTGGAGTGGGTGTAgactttttattacaaaaatgttgtcaacaATGTTGCCATAACAACATCTCTTACTTGGCAAAATCTGTTCAAGCGAGATGGTGGAACCCAGTGACCTGAAGGACTCCAcagcaaaacaattacaaaGTATTGTGTGTTTTGGCCCATATTCGATTTAAATTGAATCTTTTAAAAAGGATGAGATATGCTCTGTCTCTACTTCTTCTCACTGGAAGCTGCTGTCTCTGTGAGCTCCGGCTCTTCTCCTCTGGGCTGTTCTCCTTGAGCTCTGCTCTTGAGTTCTGCCCTCACTTCATTCTCTTCCTTTTTACTTGAGCTTTGGGGTTCAGGCCACTAGGCCATGCTTCCAGGCTCTCTTTCTTCTTCTAGACTTTATTTGGACTTACATccaatttttcacatttaatttatttaaatgattttaaatgattcattggttagttttaatatgaaatcacaattattttatctgttaaacaaaaaaataaaaaaccccAATCCGAATCTGTGAGCGGCGGCAGGCAACCCCCTTGGCctactgtatttatatacatatatatacactgtatatatatatatatatattatatatataaatacagtaggATTGTAGgatttgtgaattaaaatgcacaaacctgaagcaataacCAACAAATGAAGCAtgacaaaaagacaacaaagcCCGGGGATCAGACCAGGAACACGACACTTTTTGATTTTGACTTACAAATGAATTCGACTATTTGTATTTTGGCAGAGACAAGAAAATATAGGCTACACATAGCCAAACCCTGTGTTGGGTGTGCACCGTTTAACCATCGCTCAActtgctttttttcttgttgtttttttgtgcggTAATATGTGgggattatattttcatattaacacatcagaaatgttgtaatTCTGAATTTCGTTAGAGAAGGAATTTATTGATCCCTCTGTAATTTAAATTAGAGACAAACCTTTTGCAGAACATATAGAAAACCCGAGCAAACATTAGATTCTTCTTCTTAAGTGTGAAACTAATTTTATTGAAACTGGTTATTTTCGTTCAGATTAATATTCAAGAaaactaatgaaaacatttttcattctaaACTTTAAAAACCACACCACTGCTAGCTGTTGTGACTATTATTGATAAATGTGCTTATCTTATGAAAGCAGTACTTTTTGAACGCTTACAAATTATCGCaatgtgttctgtgtgttcagGCGACAATtagtttt
This region includes:
- the LOC130550316 gene encoding GTPase IMAP family member 4-like, with product MEGAEENTSSDLHYKVILLGRTGAGKSATGNTILGRKAFVSKKSFRTVTQEVQSDSVTIDGVKLTIYDTPGFFDPETERSPAVMFRREGFPELDSTEPLVILLVITTDRFTAEEKDTVESIEDFLPDWLIKNTWIIFTRGDELERDGDTIETLIDESQDLKAVVQRFENRYFVFNNVAQGPNHPDVKRLMDVIRTVQPLAPETKPFLQRQIPAEHERHSSERRLILLGRTGAGKSATGNTLLGDKVFKSEHSFSSVTQHCDIHKAVVSQKQVSVVDTPGFLDLTSRPEDLAEEMGKSVWLCSAGPHAFLYVVSATQRMSTEDENDIKNIESMYGEEAVKYTIPVFTHCDQLDGRSVEDLLQQNEVLSRFVQRCGGRYHTMINKDIRNRRQVTRLLHKIDEMLEENGGGHYTNEMFQHAQKCGQDENDDDEDISGNDEKMQCAQNESSPSHDEASETVQGTKESWLGRVWRRVRGSFRKFMNRFRRHFDAVAQFLYSLAQRIIDFVTNLSRTSETKQDRSSSGQRCQSKHLALNPIAKK